AATGTTACTTCCGCACCAACAAACAAACACCCCTATTCTACGCACTGATTTTCCTCCCTTAATTAAAAAAATTACTTAGTATATTTACGGAATCCACTTACTACTGCTTGTTGTGGCATTTTTCTATCTTGCATTATTTTTGCTACAAACTCAGGAGTTAATCTATCCTCTCCTTGCTTTCTAACAACTGTTTGTCTAACTGCTTCCATTAACTTTGAAACACTGACATTTCTAGGACATCTCGATTCACAAGTAAAACAAGCTGCACAGTTCCAAATAGATTTAGATTCCCTTAACTTTTCTACATCTCCAATTTGTAAAAATCTTATAACTTGGTGAGGTAAAACGTCCATTCCTGCATTTGCTGGACATCCTGCAGAACATTTTCCACACTGCATGCAGTCATCTATTTTTTCTTTGCTTAACTCAAGTACTTTTTCTACTTCTGAGTTTCTTTTAGGATTTATTTTCCCTTTAAACATTACTCCTCCTCTGCTTTAATCTCTAAAGCTTCTGCTAATAACTCAGTAAAATATGTAACTTTTATCTTAGAATTTTTCTCCTCTAAGTTATATTTACAAAGAGGGCAAGCTGTTATAATTTCCTCTATTCCATTTAACTCTGCTGATTTTAGAATTTTTTCACTCATATTTTCAGCTAGCTCTTTATTATTTACAGATAAATATCCACCACAGCACTCTGTTCTATAAGGATATTTTATCGCCTTTGCACCTAAAGCTTCTATAAAATCTTCCATTATTTTGGGATTTTCAGGATTATCAAAAGTCATCTCTTTTTGTGGTCTCAACAATAGACAACCATAATAAGCTCCGATTTTTCTTTCTTTTAAAGGATTAGTAACCTTTGCCTTTAATTTCTCAAAAGTAACATCATTCTTTAACATCTCTAAATAATGCACAACCTCTGTTTCACCAACATACTCATTCTCAACCTCTAAGTATAAGTTCGCTTTTTTTCTAACATTTGGTTTTGTTCTCATATCGTTATTAACTCTTTTTATAACATTGTGACAAGCTGAACAAAGAGTCAAAAGTTTTTCTCCTTTATCTCTTGCTGAAATTAAGCTTCTAACTGATGAAAGTTTATGCGCTACCTCTCCGTCACTCTGAGGATATACCCCACCACAGCATTGCCAATTTTCAATCTCTTCCATTGATATTCCTAGCTTTTTAGCTGCATCTAAAGCATAATTCTCTAAATCTTTTGCTTTAGTTTTTAAGGTACAACCTGGATAGTAACTATACTTCATTCCATTCCTCCATTTTAAAAGTATTTTTTCAAAAATTACTGTTCTGAAAACAAATGAATTACTTCATTAAAAGAACACTTTTTACTTAAATTATAGTATTACACTAGTATTCACGTCAACTATTTTTTTTTATTTTTTCATTTTTTATGAAAACTTAACCAAAACTCGCTTAATAAACGGTTAATCGTTACCATTAATAAAATATATTTTTCATTTGTTGACAGTTGTGTACAAACTATGTATAATTAGTGAAAAATGTTCTTAAATAAATTTATCAACACTATTTTTATACAGTTTTATTTTTGAATGTTAATTAAATTTTAAGGAGGAAACTACTCAATGATTTTTTTCATCACACTTTTAATCATCTTTTTTGTGGGATATTTTATAGTTAAAAAATATTATCCTCAAGGGGTCCTATTTGTAGGAGGATTTCTTTTACTTTGTACCGCAATTTTATTTAACGACACACCCATGTTAAGTGAAAAGGCTTCTCTAGGATCTAATTTTTTAGACATATTCCAATATCTAAAAGATACTTTCTCTAAAACAACAGCCGGTTTAGGATTAACTATTATGGTTGTTGGTGGATTTGCTAAATATATGGATCATATCGGGGCTAGTAAGGCTCTTGTTAAAATTACAACAAAACCTATGAAGAAACTTAACTCTCCATATCTTGTTTTAGCTTTAACTTATATTCTTGGACAGATATTAAATATATTTATTCCTAGTGCATCAGGTCTTGGAGTTTTACTTATGGTAACTGTTTATCCTATACTAGTTTCTCTTGGTGCTAGTCCACTTTCAGCTACAGCCGTTATAGGAACAACTGCCTGCCTTGATTTAGGACCTGCATCTGGAAACTCAGTTCTTGCTGCTAAAACAGCAAATATAGACGCAGCTCTTTATTTTGTTAAATATCAACTTCCTGTCTCTGTTTTTGTTATCACTGCTATCGCTTTAACGCATTATTTTGTTCAAAAAATCGGAGATAAGAATCTTTCATATGATGAAAGTGAAATCAAAAAAGAAGCAACTCAAGCTGATAATTCGGAAGAGGCTCCTGGATTCTATGCATTATTCCCGATTATTCCTTTGGTTATAATATTAGGATTTAGTTCACTTTTCAAAAGTAGTATCAAAATGAATGTTGAAGTTGCAATGCTTTTAAGTATCACTGTTAGTATGGTTGTTGAAGGAGTAAGAAGACGTACTTTCAAAAATACAATCACTGATTTAAAAATAGTTTTTAATTCTATGGGTTCTCAATTTGCGGCTGTTATAACACTTATTGTTGCGGGTCAGTTCTTTGCTTACGGACTTACTAAAGTTGGAGTTATCGATAGTATTATCGAATGGACAAAACATGCAGGTCTTGGTGTTCAACCTATGATTCTTGTTATGACTGGTGTTATCTCTGCATCATCTGTTATTATGGGATCTGGAAATGCTCCATTCTTCGCTTTTGCTGCCCTTGCTCCTACTGTTGCAGCTTCTGTCAATATAGATCCTGTTGTTATTGCTATGCCTATGCAACTTGCATCTGGAATTGCTAGAAGTGTTTCTCCTATAACTGCTGTTATTGTTGCTGTTTGCGGTATCTCTGGTGTTTCACCTTTCTTAGTTGTAAGAAGAACTTTCTTACCTATGCTTGTTGGTTTAATTGTTTTATTAGTTTCAAATATGATTTTATTTGGATAATTTATATTAAATGGGGGATTTTATGGATTTAAATAAATATTTAAAAAATTTAGAAACTTTAGTTAATGTAGATTGTGGAAGTAACACTCCTGATGGTCTTAAAATTGTAACGAAGTTTTTTGAAGAGCTTTATTGCGATTGGATTGTTGAATATCATGAATTAAATAAAAATAATCCTGTTCTTGTTATAAAAAATAGAGATGTCGAAAATTTTGATTTTCTTTTTATTGGACATAACGATACTGTTTTTCCTGAGGGAACTGTAGCTAAAAGACCATTTAAAATAGATGGAGATATCGCTACCGGACCTGGTGTTTACGATATGAAATCAGGATTACTTTCTATGTATGAAGTTGCGAAGGAGTTTAAAGATTCAAAGTTAAATATCTGTATTATTATAAATACAGATGAAGAGATTAGCTCTTTAATCTCTAGAGATTTAATTACTGAAATGGGGAAAAAAACAAAATATGCTTTAGTTTTTGAACCTGCTAGAAAAAATGGAAATATGGTTTCAGAAAGAAAAGGTTTAGTTAAATATGAGATTACTTTCAAGGGAAAAGCGGCTCATGCAGGAATCGCACCACAAAATGGAATCAATGCTATCATAGAAGCCTCAAGATGGGTTTTAGAAATTTCAAAACTTCAAAATTTAGAGATTGGAAACTCTATAAATGTTGGAGTTATAAATGGTGGCTTTGGTGTAAATACCGTTCCTGATAAAGCTGTTATAAAATTTGAAGGTCGTTCTCATGATATAAAACATTTTGAAAATATTATCAAAACTTTAGATACTTTAAAGTCAACTCCTTATGTAAATGGAATTGAAATAGAAGTAAAAGAGATTGGATATAGACCTCCTCTTGTTTTAAATAATCTTTCAAAAGTTCTTTTAGAGAAATTTGATGTTGCAAAAGCTGAATTGGGAATTAAAGCTGAATGGGAAAAAACTGGTGGTGGCTCTGATGCTAACTTCTTAGGAATACTTGGAGTTGGAGTCTTAGATGGGATTGGCCCTATTGGAGGAAATTCTCATGAGGAAACTGAGTATCTTGTTATCTCGTCAATTGAAGATCGTATCGAAATGATAAAAAAAGTATTAAGAACATTTTTATAAACTTAGAGAGGATTTTCCTCTCTTTTTTATTAAAAAAGATTTTCATAGAAAAAAATACTAAAATAATGTATAATTAGGAAAAAGAATATATTTGGAGGTAATTTTAATGAAAATTAAAGCCTTTCCTTTAGGAAGCTATATGACAAACTGTTATTTAGTTTGGAATGATAAAAATGAGGCTTCTCTTTTTGATTGTAGCGATACAAGATTAGCAGGGATTGTTTCTTTTATAAAAGAGCATAATTTAACTTTAAAAAATGTTATTTTAACTCATGGTCACGGAGACCATATCGGTGGAATAAATGAAATTAAAAATATTTTTCCTGAGGTACAACTTTTCATAGGAAAAGAGGAAGAAAAGTTCCTAACAGACGCTTCTTTAAATCTATCTTACGCTATACAAGGATTTGACTTTGTATATACAGGTGATTTTACTCCTTTAAAAGAGGGAGATTCTATTTTTGGATTTGAAGTTATTGATACTCCTGGTCATACAATTGGTTCGAAATGTTTTTATAACAAAGAAGCTAATTTTATGATCTCTGGCGACACACTATTTAGAAGAAGCTACGGTAGATATGATCTACCAACTGGAAATTTATCACAATTACAAAGAAGTTTAAAAAAGATTTGTGAGAACTATCCAGAAGATACTATAGTGTA
Above is a genomic segment from Cetobacterium sp. ZOR0034 containing:
- a CDS encoding 4Fe-4S dicluster domain-containing protein, with the protein product MFKGKINPKRNSEVEKVLELSKEKIDDCMQCGKCSAGCPANAGMDVLPHQVIRFLQIGDVEKLRESKSIWNCAACFTCESRCPRNVSVSKLMEAVRQTVVRKQGEDRLTPEFVAKIMQDRKMPQQAVVSGFRKYTK
- a CDS encoding CoB--CoM heterodisulfide reductase iron-sulfur subunit B family protein, with translation MKYSYYPGCTLKTKAKDLENYALDAAKKLGISMEEIENWQCCGGVYPQSDGEVAHKLSSVRSLISARDKGEKLLTLCSACHNVIKRVNNDMRTKPNVRKKANLYLEVENEYVGETEVVHYLEMLKNDVTFEKLKAKVTNPLKERKIGAYYGCLLLRPQKEMTFDNPENPKIMEDFIEALGAKAIKYPYRTECCGGYLSVNNKELAENMSEKILKSAELNGIEEIITACPLCKYNLEEKNSKIKVTYFTELLAEALEIKAEEE
- the dcuC gene encoding C4-dicarboxylate transporter DcuC, with amino-acid sequence MIFFITLLIIFFVGYFIVKKYYPQGVLFVGGFLLLCTAILFNDTPMLSEKASLGSNFLDIFQYLKDTFSKTTAGLGLTIMVVGGFAKYMDHIGASKALVKITTKPMKKLNSPYLVLALTYILGQILNIFIPSASGLGVLLMVTVYPILVSLGASPLSATAVIGTTACLDLGPASGNSVLAAKTANIDAALYFVKYQLPVSVFVITAIALTHYFVQKIGDKNLSYDESEIKKEATQADNSEEAPGFYALFPIIPLVIILGFSSLFKSSIKMNVEVAMLLSITVSMVVEGVRRRTFKNTITDLKIVFNSMGSQFAAVITLIVAGQFFAYGLTKVGVIDSIIEWTKHAGLGVQPMILVMTGVISASSVIMGSGNAPFFAFAALAPTVAASVNIDPVVIAMPMQLASGIARSVSPITAVIVAVCGISGVSPFLVVRRTFLPMLVGLIVLLVSNMILFG
- a CDS encoding M20 family metallopeptidase, with the translated sequence MDLNKYLKNLETLVNVDCGSNTPDGLKIVTKFFEELYCDWIVEYHELNKNNPVLVIKNRDVENFDFLFIGHNDTVFPEGTVAKRPFKIDGDIATGPGVYDMKSGLLSMYEVAKEFKDSKLNICIIINTDEEISSLISRDLITEMGKKTKYALVFEPARKNGNMVSERKGLVKYEITFKGKAAHAGIAPQNGINAIIEASRWVLEISKLQNLEIGNSINVGVINGGFGVNTVPDKAVIKFEGRSHDIKHFENIIKTLDTLKSTPYVNGIEIEVKEIGYRPPLVLNNLSKVLLEKFDVAKAELGIKAEWEKTGGGSDANFLGILGVGVLDGIGPIGGNSHEETEYLVISSIEDRIEMIKKVLRTFL
- a CDS encoding MBL fold metallo-hydrolase; the protein is MKIKAFPLGSYMTNCYLVWNDKNEASLFDCSDTRLAGIVSFIKEHNLTLKNVILTHGHGDHIGGINEIKNIFPEVQLFIGKEEEKFLTDASLNLSYAIQGFDFVYTGDFTPLKEGDSIFGFEVIDTPGHTIGSKCFYNKEANFMISGDTLFRRSYGRYDLPTGNLSQLQRSLKKICENYPEDTIVYSAHTEPTLLGEERRVLKSQGMF